From the Acidobacteriota bacterium genome, one window contains:
- a CDS encoding PQQ-like beta-propeller repeat protein, protein MRILFVVLAVAGLAAVPAPPVPVLAQAAPAASDSWRQWGGPTRDFMVSSTGLAEKWPETGPPVIWSRPLGPGHSAILADEGRLYTMYRAGNGRAKQGPWDAEETVVAMDAASGKTLWEHKYPSRREDFSFGAGPHSTPLIVGDRLFTIGTNKQLFAFDKTSGKILWSHDLVKEFNSPELLIRPVVKTGYGCSPIAYRDTIICSVGGPGQSVMAFRQRDGAVVWKSGDFLTSEVPPILIDMGGRQQLVIVGGGTVNGLDPATGRILWSHPHDPGNDLNCGMPLFGPDNILFVSSAYRAGSRAIQLKQQGAATHADELWFTNRVRFMFLNSIRVGDHVYGTTGDFGPAFLTALNIKTGQSAWQHRGFGRASLVYADGKAIIMDEDGDLALARLAPEGVTILAEAKKVFDTTSWTVPTLVGRTLYARDREKIVALNLGAQ, encoded by the coding sequence ATGCGCATCCTGTTCGTCGTGCTCGCGGTGGCCGGGCTGGCGGCCGTGCCGGCGCCCCCAGTTCCCGTGCTCGCGCAAGCGGCCCCGGCCGCGTCCGATTCCTGGCGTCAATGGGGCGGGCCGACGCGCGACTTCATGGTGTCGTCCACCGGCCTGGCCGAGAAGTGGCCTGAGACGGGCCCGCCCGTGATCTGGAGCCGGCCGCTCGGCCCTGGGCACTCCGCGATTCTCGCGGACGAGGGTCGGCTGTACACGATGTACCGCGCCGGCAATGGACGCGCGAAGCAGGGACCCTGGGACGCCGAAGAGACCGTGGTCGCCATGGATGCCGCGTCGGGCAAGACGCTGTGGGAGCACAAGTACCCATCGCGCCGTGAAGACTTCAGCTTTGGCGCCGGGCCGCACTCGACGCCGCTGATCGTCGGCGACCGGTTGTTCACGATCGGCACCAACAAGCAGTTGTTCGCGTTCGACAAGACGAGCGGCAAGATTCTCTGGTCGCACGACCTGGTCAAGGAGTTCAACTCGCCCGAGTTGCTGATTCGTCCGGTGGTCAAGACCGGCTACGGCTGCAGCCCGATCGCGTATCGCGACACCATCATCTGCAGCGTCGGCGGTCCCGGACAATCGGTCATGGCCTTCCGTCAGCGCGATGGCGCGGTGGTGTGGAAGAGCGGCGACTTCCTGACGTCGGAGGTGCCGCCGATCCTGATCGACATGGGCGGCCGCCAGCAGCTGGTGATCGTCGGCGGCGGCACCGTCAACGGCCTCGACCCGGCCACTGGCCGGATCCTGTGGTCGCATCCCCATGATCCCGGCAACGACCTCAACTGCGGCATGCCGCTGTTCGGGCCCGACAACATCCTGTTTGTCTCGTCGGCCTACCGGGCGGGCAGCCGGGCCATCCAGCTGAAGCAGCAAGGCGCGGCGACCCACGCCGATGAACTCTGGTTCACCAATCGCGTGCGCTTCATGTTCCTGAACTCCATCCGGGTGGGCGATCACGTCTATGGCACGACCGGCGACTTTGGCCCGGCGTTCCTGACCGCCCTCAACATCAAGACCGGGCAGTCCGCCTGGCAGCACCGCGGCTTCGGCCGCGCGAGCCTGGTTTACGCCGACGGCAAGGCGATCATCATGGACGAAGATGGCGACCTCGCGCTGGCCAGGCTGGCGCCTGAGGGCGTGACCATTCTCGCGGAGGCCAAGAAGGTGTTCGACACCACCTCGTGGACCGTGCCCACCCTGGTCGGCAGGACCCTGTACGCCCGCGACCGCGAGAAGATCGTCGCGCTCAACCTGGGGGCGCAGTAA
- the crcB gene encoding fluoride efflux transporter CrcB: MLWWIMAAGALGTGARYLVGVWILERFGAGFPYATMAVNLIGCFLLGIVTHLSAVPVGNPELRAAVAIGLLGGFTTYSSFNQETLAMLSHGAAGAAALNVAVTLAGGLVAGWLGLVFARQLVA, from the coding sequence ATGTTGTGGTGGATCATGGCGGCCGGCGCGTTGGGCACCGGCGCGCGTTACCTGGTCGGCGTGTGGATCCTCGAACGGTTCGGCGCCGGATTTCCGTACGCGACGATGGCGGTCAACCTCATCGGGTGTTTCCTGCTGGGCATCGTCACCCATCTCTCGGCCGTGCCAGTCGGCAATCCCGAACTGCGCGCGGCCGTGGCCATTGGGCTGCTCGGCGGCTTCACCACATACTCCAGCTTCAACCAGGAAACGCTGGCGATGCTGTCGCACGGCGCCGCGGGTGCCGCCGCGCTGAACGTGGCCGTGACGCTCGCCGGAGGACTGGTGGCCGGGTGGCTCGGTCTCGTCTTCGCGCGCCAACTTGTGGCATAG
- a CDS encoding TonB-dependent receptor, with the protein MLRLRFAVLIGLTAPTLSFAQAPQVPSTTLPTVIVTAQKEAEDVKAVPASITAVTAATIANAGLRVVTDAAIFAPNTVFTEFTARKVSNARFRGIGSSPGNPAITTYFDGVPQLNSNSSNIELLDVDQIEFVRGPQSPLFGRNTLGGIVNVTSARPSTAAWTGSVVAPFGDYGAREVRGSVSGPLGDKAAMSFGVGKQQRDGYTVNQLTGNDLDYRDGTFAKAQLMLTPNANWQARVIYSHERNRDGDYALGDLNAIRANPFEVRRDFEGFTNRDINATTVRLRGTGLNLSIEATTGFVKWNTEDETDLDYTPLPLATRSNAEQDFQFTQEVRIASPENAPLRLSETVTLKWQGGLEYFSQNYEQLAVNSLSPFVLSPMIPFAVAMTSPESAIDSSGIGLFGHATVTLKEQADVIVGLRFDHEQSEAVLNTFFTPAIAPANLVTAEDSFSDVSPQFAFAYRPAADVSLYASASRGFKAGGFNPAALPGSEAFGEEQAWHVESGVKSTFAGGKASASAAVFQIKWDDMQLNVPNPFVPGQFYIANVGRAHSRGLELDLTARPHPSVDVFTAFGFTSAYFRDGTMAAGVNVGGNKLPFTPAYTGLIGTQLSRALNSAVSLYGRAEVVLTGAFEYDEANTARQEAYTLANLRVGGRGKWLFAEAWLRNAFNTMYVPIAIPYQGFAPSGFIGENGRPRTFGVSAGVTF; encoded by the coding sequence ATGCTCAGACTTCGTTTTGCTGTCTTGATTGGCTTAACCGCACCTACCCTGTCGTTCGCGCAGGCACCCCAGGTGCCCAGCACCACCCTGCCGACCGTGATCGTCACCGCCCAGAAAGAGGCCGAAGACGTGAAGGCGGTCCCGGCGAGCATCACTGCGGTGACCGCCGCAACCATTGCCAACGCCGGCCTGCGGGTCGTCACCGACGCGGCGATCTTTGCGCCGAACACGGTCTTTACCGAGTTCACCGCCCGCAAGGTGAGCAACGCGCGGTTCCGCGGCATTGGTTCGAGCCCCGGCAATCCTGCGATCACCACCTACTTCGACGGCGTGCCGCAGTTGAACAGCAACTCGTCGAACATCGAGTTGCTGGACGTCGATCAGATTGAATTCGTGCGCGGACCGCAGAGCCCGTTGTTCGGCCGCAACACGCTTGGCGGCATTGTCAACGTGACGAGCGCGCGGCCGTCCACGGCGGCGTGGACCGGGTCGGTGGTGGCGCCGTTTGGCGACTACGGCGCCAGGGAAGTGCGCGGCAGCGTGTCGGGCCCGCTCGGCGACAAGGCGGCCATGAGCTTCGGCGTGGGCAAGCAACAGCGCGACGGCTACACGGTGAATCAGTTGACCGGCAACGACCTCGACTATCGCGATGGCACGTTCGCCAAGGCGCAACTGATGCTGACGCCGAACGCCAACTGGCAGGCCCGCGTCATCTACTCGCACGAACGCAACCGCGACGGCGACTATGCCCTCGGCGACCTGAACGCCATTCGCGCCAACCCGTTCGAGGTCAGGCGCGACTTCGAGGGCTTCACCAATCGCGACATCAACGCCACGACGGTGCGCCTGCGCGGCACCGGGCTCAACCTGTCGATCGAGGCGACGACCGGTTTCGTGAAGTGGAATACCGAAGACGAGACCGACCTCGACTACACGCCGCTGCCGCTCGCCACCCGCAGCAACGCCGAGCAGGACTTCCAGTTCACACAGGAGGTGCGCATCGCCTCGCCGGAGAACGCCCCGCTGCGGCTGTCGGAGACGGTGACGCTGAAGTGGCAGGGCGGCCTCGAGTATTTCAGCCAGAACTACGAACAACTGGCGGTCAACTCGCTCTCGCCGTTCGTGCTGTCGCCGATGATTCCGTTCGCGGTGGCAATGACCTCGCCCGAGTCGGCCATCGACAGCTCAGGCATTGGCCTGTTCGGCCACGCCACGGTCACCCTCAAGGAGCAGGCCGACGTGATCGTCGGCCTGCGCTTCGACCACGAGCAGAGCGAAGCCGTCCTCAACACCTTCTTCACGCCGGCGATCGCGCCGGCGAACCTGGTGACCGCCGAGGACAGCTTCTCGGATGTGTCGCCGCAGTTCGCGTTCGCTTACCGGCCGGCCGCCGATGTGTCGCTCTATGCCTCGGCCAGCCGCGGCTTCAAGGCCGGCGGCTTCAACCCGGCCGCGCTGCCCGGCAGCGAAGCCTTCGGCGAGGAACAGGCCTGGCACGTCGAAAGCGGGGTCAAGTCGACCTTCGCCGGCGGCAAGGCGTCGGCCAGCGCCGCGGTCTTCCAGATCAAGTGGGACGACATGCAACTGAACGTGCCCAACCCGTTTGTGCCGGGCCAGTTCTACATTGCCAACGTCGGCCGCGCCCACAGCCGCGGCCTCGAGCTCGACCTGACCGCGCGTCCTCACCCGTCGGTGGACGTGTTCACGGCGTTTGGCTTCACGAGCGCGTACTTCCGGGACGGCACCATGGCCGCCGGCGTCAACGTCGGAGGCAACAAGCTGCCCTTCACCCCGGCTTATACCGGGTTGATCGGCACTCAGCTCTCGCGCGCCCTGAATTCGGCGGTCTCACTTTATGGCCGCGCCGAAGTCGTGCTGACCGGCGCATTCGAGTACGACGAGGCCAACACCGCGCGGCAAGAGGCCTACACCCTGGCCAATTTGCGCGTCGGCGGGCGCGGCAAGTGGCTGTTCGCCGAAGCGTGGCTTCGCAACGCGTTCAACACGATGTACGTGCCCATCGCCATCCCCTACCAGGGCTTTGCGCCGTCGGGTTTCATTGGTGAAAATGGCCGTCCCCGCACCTTCGGCGTCAGCGCTGGGGTAACCTTCTAG
- a CDS encoding YeeE/YedE family protein, with translation MNPAAPIAIESRSLVPGPAAITAAVIALAAWYLYAAISWRQAALFLVGSAAGVVLYHAAFGFTSSWRVFISDRRGAGLRAQMLMLAVTCAVFFPLLAAGTVWGQPVRGSISPVGIGVAAGAFIFGIGMQLGGGCASGTLFSVGGGSTRMLVTLFFFVIGSVIGTAHTPWWNGQPAFAPTSVVTLWGPWLGLAVCLALFGGITWFTRVAEQRRHGDVADLTPAAIGPRWLTGPWPLVAGAVGLALVNVATLTIAGRPWGVTSAFALWGAKLFAALGIDVATWTYWAAPAQATALRSSVLMDVTSVMNFGIILGALAAAILAGKFAPVWKVSNRSLVAAVAGGILLGYGARIAYGCNIGAYFSGIASGSLHGWLWLVAAFAGNIVGTRLRPMFDLSVERTQTAC, from the coding sequence ATGAACCCCGCCGCTCCGATTGCGATTGAATCGCGTTCGCTCGTGCCGGGGCCGGCGGCGATCACGGCCGCAGTCATCGCGCTGGCGGCTTGGTACCTTTACGCCGCCATCAGTTGGCGGCAGGCCGCGCTGTTCCTTGTGGGTTCGGCCGCCGGCGTGGTGTTGTACCACGCCGCCTTCGGCTTCACCTCGTCGTGGCGGGTGTTCATTTCCGATCGCCGCGGCGCCGGCTTGCGCGCGCAGATGCTGATGCTCGCCGTCACCTGCGCCGTGTTTTTTCCGTTGCTTGCCGCCGGCACGGTGTGGGGGCAGCCGGTGCGCGGCTCGATCTCGCCAGTCGGCATCGGGGTGGCCGCCGGGGCGTTCATCTTCGGCATCGGCATGCAACTGGGCGGCGGCTGCGCTTCCGGTACCCTGTTCAGCGTCGGTGGCGGCAGCACGCGCATGCTCGTCACGCTGTTCTTCTTCGTGATCGGTTCGGTGATCGGCACGGCGCACACGCCGTGGTGGAACGGCCAGCCCGCCTTCGCCCCGACCTCGGTGGTCACGCTCTGGGGCCCGTGGCTAGGCTTGGCGGTATGCCTGGCGCTGTTCGGCGGCATTACCTGGTTCACGCGCGTCGCCGAGCAGCGGCGCCACGGCGACGTCGCGGACCTGACACCCGCGGCGATCGGACCCCGCTGGCTGACCGGTCCGTGGCCGCTCGTCGCCGGCGCCGTCGGCCTCGCCCTGGTCAACGTCGCCACGCTCACGATTGCCGGCCGGCCGTGGGGCGTCACGTCGGCCTTCGCCCTGTGGGGCGCCAAGCTGTTCGCCGCGCTCGGCATCGACGTCGCGACGTGGACCTACTGGGCGGCGCCGGCGCAGGCGACGGCGCTGCGGTCGAGCGTGCTGATGGACGTGACGTCGGTGATGAACTTCGGCATCATCCTCGGCGCGCTGGCGGCCGCGATTCTGGCCGGCAAGTTCGCGCCGGTGTGGAAGGTGTCGAACCGGTCGCTCGTGGCGGCGGTGGCCGGCGGCATCCTGCTCGGCTACGGCGCACGGATCGCCTACGGGTGCAACATCGGCGCCTACTTCAGCGGCATCGCGTCAGGCAGCCTGCACGGATGGCTCTGGCTGGTCGCAGCATTCGCGGGCAACATCGTCGGAACGCGCTTGCGACCGATGTTCGATCTGAGCGTCGAAAGAACCCAAACCGCCTGTTAA
- a CDS encoding ABC transporter permease, protein MRGGWARKAFVVTEIALAVALVMGAGLLGRSLIALASVDMGFERDRLVVLRTTVPVAGRPDFPRAIAAYRTLLSELRALPGVTSVSAVTSLPTVVRSNGGYWIEGGPGPEVLGMKSPQAVFNVIAPDYFQTLKVPLARGRDFNDGDRLDAPWVAVVNEQLAKDAFPGVDPIGRTIRCGLDSLEPMTIVGIVHDIRTRGPGRPVQAEIFMPYEQHQGPATSLNIVMRADAADPLALGATAARHIRERNPDVPVRVETMATTMESATATPRFRTVLLVTFAVVALVLAIAGVYGVMAYTVNQRVPEIGLRVALGASPGDVMSLVLRDGALLVVLGLAAGAALSYAGARFISGMLFGVSARDPLVFVGVSLLVALAAFGACLIPGRRALRVDPLIALRAE, encoded by the coding sequence GTGCGCGGCGGCTGGGCGCGCAAGGCGTTCGTGGTCACCGAGATCGCGCTGGCGGTGGCACTCGTGATGGGCGCCGGCTTGCTGGGTCGCAGCCTGATCGCCCTCGCCAGCGTGGACATGGGCTTCGAGCGCGACCGCCTGGTGGTGTTGCGCACCACGGTGCCGGTGGCGGGGCGCCCGGACTTCCCGCGCGCCATTGCCGCGTACCGCACGCTGCTTTCGGAACTGCGCGCCCTGCCCGGTGTGACCTCGGTGAGCGCGGTGACGTCGCTGCCCACGGTGGTCCGCTCGAACGGCGGTTACTGGATCGAAGGCGGGCCCGGTCCGGAAGTACTAGGCATGAAGTCACCACAAGCCGTGTTCAACGTGATCGCGCCGGACTACTTCCAGACCCTGAAGGTGCCGCTGGCGCGCGGCCGCGACTTCAACGACGGCGACCGGCTCGACGCGCCGTGGGTGGCGGTGGTCAACGAGCAGCTGGCGAAGGACGCGTTTCCGGGTGTCGATCCGATCGGCCGCACCATTCGCTGCGGTCTCGACAGCCTTGAGCCCATGACCATCGTCGGGATCGTCCATGACATCAGGACACGAGGTCCGGGCCGGCCCGTGCAGGCGGAGATCTTCATGCCCTACGAGCAACACCAGGGGCCCGCGACGTCACTGAACATCGTGATGCGCGCGGACGCCGCCGATCCCCTGGCGCTCGGCGCCACGGCGGCGCGTCACATCCGTGAGCGCAACCCCGATGTCCCCGTGCGGGTGGAGACGATGGCGACCACCATGGAGAGCGCCACGGCGACGCCGCGCTTCCGCACCGTGTTGCTGGTGACGTTTGCGGTGGTGGCGTTGGTGCTGGCGATTGCCGGCGTCTACGGTGTCATGGCCTACACCGTGAACCAGCGCGTGCCCGAGATCGGGCTGCGCGTGGCGCTTGGCGCCTCGCCGGGCGATGTGATGTCGCTGGTCCTCAGGGACGGCGCGCTGCTGGTGGTGCTGGGCCTGGCCGCCGGCGCCGCGCTGTCGTACGCCGGCGCGCGGTTCATCAGCGGCATGCTGTTCGGGGTGTCGGCGCGAGATCCGCTGGTGTTCGTGGGGGTGTCGTTGCTGGTCGCGTTGGCGGCGTTCGGCGCGTGTCTGATCCCCGGCCGGCGAGCATTGCGAGTTGATCCACTAATTGCACTGCGCGCGGAATAA
- a CDS encoding four helix bundle protein, translating to MDKDELQERSLRFAVAITSFTQVMRDAPAHRGSADQLSRCATSVGANYRAACRARSRAEFVSKLGLVVEEIDEAVYWLELITRGGLTVPATLEGLLDEAQQLRAIFAASYGTARRNYLLAQKHRRAKSQDR from the coding sequence ATGGATAAGGACGAACTCCAGGAGCGCAGCCTCAGGTTTGCCGTAGCGATCACGAGCTTCACGCAGGTGATGCGCGATGCTCCAGCTCACCGTGGCTCTGCGGATCAGTTGTCCCGATGCGCCACTTCGGTCGGCGCCAATTACCGAGCTGCCTGCCGCGCTCGGTCGCGGGCCGAGTTTGTTTCCAAGCTTGGACTCGTCGTTGAGGAGATCGATGAAGCCGTCTACTGGCTCGAGCTCATAACCCGTGGCGGGCTGACGGTGCCAGCGACTCTAGAAGGTCTGCTCGACGAGGCGCAGCAACTGCGGGCGATCTTCGCCGCATCGTACGGCACGGCGCGGAGGAACTACCTGCTGGCCCAGAAGCATCGCCGCGCTAAGTCACAAGATCGCTGA
- a CDS encoding PadR family transcriptional regulator, translating to MSPNSEVPYGTLDLMVLKTLAALSPLHGYGIARRIEQVAQGSLALNQGTIYPALLRLEQKGWIKSDWGMSENNRRARFYTITAAGKRQLSAEADLWAQTVATVNRLLEES from the coding sequence ATGTCACCCAATTCCGAAGTCCCCTACGGCACCCTCGACCTCATGGTCCTCAAGACGCTGGCGGCGCTCAGCCCGCTGCACGGCTACGGCATTGCCAGGCGGATTGAGCAGGTGGCGCAAGGTTCGCTGGCGCTGAACCAGGGGACCATCTATCCCGCGCTCCTGCGGCTCGAACAGAAGGGGTGGATCAAGAGCGACTGGGGCATGAGCGAGAACAACCGCCGCGCCCGGTTCTACACCATCACGGCAGCCGGTAAGCGCCAACTCTCTGCGGAAGCCGACTTGTGGGCGCAGACGGTCGCCACGGTCAATCGGTTGCTCGAGGAGTCATGA
- a CDS encoding ABC transporter permease yields the protein MPTFISRLLDLVLRRQREDRLSEEIQAHLDLLADDYVAQGMSPADARLAARKAFGGVDQVKERYRDQRGLPMIDALTQDARYGIRMLGKEPLLTAAAVLALGIGIGATNTVFTMVNAFLLRDLPVKDGHELVAFGTRNIESSRPGGVSVQEFREWQAELTSVKDLLAYRSRPATLRGDGVTPDQIWLYHLSERSFEILGLSPQLGRVFTAEDERAGAPPTVVISHALWQRRYGGDPAILGRSALIGDIAATVIGVMPPGESFPAIAEAWQPLTLLPGVDTQPRSTRNLSVLGRLVPGATLAMARTEMAMVGDRDATLHPEANKTIRPRVVTTAEYSNGGWWQIFPALILVAALVLLVTCANTATLLLARAASRSREIALRVSLGATRGRIVRQLMIESLALAVTAGGVAYLVSIAGIRFVDYTMRNVTVRPQWTVLTMDPPVLLFLGGLCLVTPILFGLLPAWHLSRTNGSEMLKEGGRNTTSRRAFRWTSGLVVAEIALSLVVLVCTGILINTMWSLRAADRVFDIDHLVTATLTLPASYRTADQRLSFVNRLGERLRANPAIAGASLASLMPLSGMSPLRRLGLPNAPVTSTPGGPDIGVISVGAGYFQSLGISVLHGRDFADSDVAGSPVAIVNRRFAEVHFPNTDPLGQQIQAVEIGKEQDAVWLTIVGISPSVRQAIVTEAPPVVYVPYRGEALPRLDLIVRAAGISAALAPTLREELKAIDDSIPLVSPQTSEEMMSVRLFTHNLTAGLFIALGAVVLLVSTAGLYAITSHAVTIRTQEIGVRMAVGASAGDIGWMIGRRAIGLIVASSAIGVAATYASRDLMKTFVAQAGSSNWPLVAAVAAVLGVVALVAAVIPARRATRMSPVAALRHD from the coding sequence ATGCCGACGTTTATCTCGCGATTGCTTGATCTCGTGCTTCGCCGCCAGCGCGAAGACCGCTTGTCGGAAGAGATCCAGGCGCATCTCGACCTGCTGGCTGACGACTACGTCGCGCAGGGGATGTCGCCCGCCGACGCGCGGCTCGCGGCACGGAAGGCATTCGGCGGGGTGGATCAGGTGAAGGAGCGCTATCGCGACCAGCGCGGTCTGCCCATGATTGATGCGCTCACTCAGGACGCCCGCTACGGCATCCGGATGCTCGGCAAGGAGCCCCTGCTCACCGCCGCTGCGGTGCTCGCCCTGGGCATCGGCATCGGTGCGACGAACACGGTGTTCACGATGGTGAACGCGTTCCTGCTGCGGGACCTGCCGGTGAAGGATGGGCATGAGTTGGTGGCCTTCGGCACCCGCAACATCGAGTCGTCTCGCCCCGGCGGCGTCTCGGTCCAGGAATTCCGCGAGTGGCAGGCCGAGCTCACGTCCGTCAAGGACCTGCTTGCCTATCGCTCGCGACCAGCCACGCTGCGTGGCGACGGCGTCACGCCCGACCAAATCTGGCTCTACCACCTGTCGGAACGGTCCTTCGAGATCCTTGGCCTGTCGCCCCAGTTGGGCCGCGTCTTCACGGCCGAAGATGAGCGGGCCGGCGCACCGCCCACCGTGGTTATTTCCCATGCCTTGTGGCAGCGCCGGTATGGCGGCGACCCGGCGATTCTTGGCCGCAGCGCGTTGATCGGCGACATCGCGGCGACCGTGATCGGCGTGATGCCGCCCGGCGAGAGCTTTCCAGCCATCGCGGAAGCCTGGCAGCCGCTGACGCTGTTGCCGGGGGTGGACACTCAGCCGCGCAGTACGCGCAACTTGTCGGTCCTGGGACGTCTCGTGCCAGGCGCCACGCTCGCCATGGCCCGGACCGAGATGGCAATGGTCGGCGACCGCGATGCCACCTTGCACCCCGAGGCCAACAAGACGATTCGACCACGCGTGGTAACCACGGCCGAGTACAGCAACGGTGGCTGGTGGCAGATCTTCCCGGCGCTGATCCTCGTCGCCGCGCTGGTGTTGCTGGTCACGTGTGCGAATACGGCGACCCTGCTGCTGGCCAGGGCCGCCTCCCGATCGCGTGAGATCGCGCTGCGCGTGTCGCTCGGCGCCACCCGCGGCCGCATCGTGCGCCAGCTGATGATCGAAAGCCTCGCGCTTGCCGTGACCGCAGGCGGCGTGGCCTATCTTGTCTCGATCGCGGGCATCCGCTTCGTCGACTACACGATGCGAAACGTCACGGTTCGTCCGCAGTGGACCGTGTTGACGATGGACCCACCGGTGCTGCTCTTCCTGGGCGGGTTATGCCTGGTGACACCAATCCTGTTTGGATTGTTGCCGGCGTGGCACCTGTCGCGCACGAACGGCAGCGAGATGCTGAAAGAGGGCGGCCGCAACACCACGTCGCGGCGTGCCTTCCGCTGGACCAGCGGACTCGTCGTCGCGGAGATCGCGCTGTCGCTGGTCGTGCTCGTCTGCACCGGCATCCTGATCAATACGATGTGGTCGCTACGTGCCGCCGATCGCGTCTTCGACATCGACCACCTCGTCACCGCTACGCTGACGCTGCCGGCGTCGTACCGGACGGCCGACCAGCGGCTGAGTTTCGTGAACCGTCTTGGCGAACGGCTGCGCGCGAATCCGGCGATCGCGGGCGCCAGCCTCGCAAGCCTCATGCCGCTGTCAGGAATGTCGCCGTTGCGCCGTCTCGGACTCCCAAACGCGCCGGTCACCAGCACCCCGGGCGGGCCCGACATTGGTGTGATCAGCGTGGGCGCCGGCTACTTCCAGTCGCTGGGCATTTCGGTCCTGCACGGGCGGGATTTTGCCGACAGCGACGTCGCGGGCTCGCCCGTGGCGATCGTCAACCGGCGGTTCGCCGAAGTGCATTTCCCCAACACCGATCCCCTCGGTCAACAAATTCAGGCGGTCGAGATCGGCAAGGAGCAGGACGCCGTGTGGCTCACCATCGTCGGCATCTCGCCGTCGGTCCGCCAGGCGATCGTGACGGAAGCACCGCCGGTGGTCTACGTGCCCTACCGTGGCGAAGCACTGCCGCGGCTGGATCTCATCGTGCGGGCGGCCGGCATCAGCGCGGCTCTGGCGCCAACATTGCGCGAAGAGCTGAAGGCGATTGATGACTCCATCCCGTTGGTGTCGCCGCAGACCTCGGAAGAGATGATGTCGGTCCGGTTATTCACGCACAACCTGACCGCCGGCTTGTTCATCGCGCTGGGCGCGGTGGTCTTGCTGGTGTCAACGGCCGGTCTTTACGCGATCACCTCGCATGCCGTCACCATCCGCACCCAGGAGATCGGTGTGCGCATGGCGGTCGGCGCATCGGCGGGCGACATCGGCTGGATGATCGGCCGGAGGGCGATCGGGTTGATCGTGGCGTCCAGTGCGATCGGCGTAGCCGCCACGTACGCCTCGCGAGATCTGATGAAGACGTTCGTGGCGCAGGCCGGATCCAGCAACTGGCCCTTGGTGGCGGCGGTCGCGGCGGTTCTCGGTGTCGTGGCGCTCGTCGCGGCGGTGATTCCGGCCCGCCGGGCGACGCGGATGAGTCCGGTCGCTGCGCTTCGTCACGACTGA
- a CDS encoding PIN domain-containing protein — translation MIYLDTHVVAWLFAGEHRRLSAAGRRAVEEHDLLVSPAVVLELQYLFETKRTTTPGNAVIDDLAGRIGLAICDLPFPRVAREAVAQSWTRDPFDRMIVAQAAIRATGLLTKDRIIRRRYPPAFW, via the coding sequence GTGATCTACCTGGACACGCACGTGGTCGCGTGGCTCTTCGCCGGCGAGCACCGGCGATTGTCGGCCGCTGGACGCCGGGCAGTGGAGGAGCACGACCTGCTCGTATCGCCAGCGGTGGTGCTGGAACTGCAGTACCTGTTCGAAACCAAGCGCACGACCACCCCGGGTAACGCCGTCATCGACGACCTGGCGGGCCGAATCGGTCTGGCGATCTGCGACCTGCCGTTTCCCCGCGTGGCACGGGAGGCCGTGGCCCAGAGTTGGACCCGAGACCCGTTCGACCGGATGATCGTGGCGCAGGCGGCGATTCGGGCCACGGGTCTCCTGACCAAAGACCGCATCATTCGCCGGCGCTATCCGCCCGCGTTCTGGTGA
- a CDS encoding type II toxin-antitoxin system Phd/YefM family antitoxin translates to MAITASDLRQDIYRILDSVLDSGQPVEVERRGRRLKIAPVAAASKLSRLVPRTKFLRGDPDDLVSIDWSDTWRP, encoded by the coding sequence ATGGCAATCACCGCTTCCGATCTGCGTCAAGACATCTACCGGATTCTCGACTCGGTGCTCGACAGCGGTCAGCCGGTCGAGGTCGAGCGCCGCGGGCGCCGGTTGAAGATCGCGCCGGTGGCGGCGGCGTCCAAACTCAGCCGGCTGGTGCCGCGGACGAAGTTCTTGCGGGGCGATCCTGACGACCTCGTCTCGATCGACTGGAGCGACACCTGGCGGCCGTGA
- a CDS encoding DUF2911 domain-containing protein codes for MKRTVLAVAITALAFGAAVSAQKTTPIHPGKAGSPHERVEWTVDGASLSIEYGRPSLKGRTPGKDVDPYEGREWRTGADEATTFKTDKMLMFGSLHVPAGTYTLYTIPTGGTWHLVISKKTGQWGVPYPKGEDLGRAPMTLGTAPAAAEQLTISIQDTAAGGTLQIDWGTTRASIPFTVG; via the coding sequence ATGAAGCGAACTGTTTTGGCCGTCGCGATCACCGCGCTGGCGTTCGGCGCCGCGGTCAGCGCGCAGAAGACCACCCCGATCCACCCCGGCAAGGCCGGCAGCCCGCACGAGCGGGTCGAGTGGACCGTCGACGGCGCCAGCCTGTCGATCGAATACGGCCGTCCCTCGCTCAAGGGCCGCACCCCCGGCAAGGACGTCGATCCGTACGAGGGCCGCGAGTGGCGCACGGGCGCAGACGAGGCCACCACGTTCAAGACCGACAAGATGCTGATGTTCGGCTCGCTGCACGTGCCGGCCGGCACCTACACGCTGTACACGATTCCGACCGGTGGCACGTGGCACCTCGTGATCAGCAAGAAGACGGGTCAGTGGGGCGTTCCCTACCCGAAGGGCGAAGACCTCGGCCGCGCGCCGATGACGCTCGGCACCGCTCCTGCCGCCGCCGAGCAGCTCACCATCTCGATCCAGGACACGGCCGCCGGTGGCACGCTCCAGATCGATTGGGGCACCACGCGCGCGAGCATTCCGTTCACGGTCGGGTAA